AGGTTGCTGAACATTTTACCTAAAAAGCACAACTCTAAGAGTCCTTCTTTTGATCCGGTTATTGCAGCATATGCCATTATCACGCATTAGGCGGGCTACTCTGTTTTCACCACAGATAATGTCTTGTTTCCTTAATGCTCTGGTGATTCTGGGACTCTCATAAGTTCCCCGGGAAGCCTTGTACATCTTGCGGAT
The Bacillota bacterium genome window above contains:
- a CDS encoding transposase, whose amino-acid sequence is MCQVMQVSRSGYYAWLKRPESNRKAQDRELLKKIRKMYKASRGTYESPRITRALRKQDIICGENRVARLMRDNGICCNNRIKRRTLRVVLFR